A region from the Papio anubis isolate 15944 chromosome 6, Panubis1.0, whole genome shotgun sequence genome encodes:
- the PACSIN1 gene encoding protein kinase C and casein kinase substrate in neurons protein 1, producing MSGSYDEASLAPEETTDSFWEVGNYKRTVKRIDDGHRLCNDLMNCVQERAKIEKAYGQQLTDWAKRWRQLIEKGPQYGSLERAWGAIMTEADKVSELHQEVKNNLLNEDLEKVKNWQKDAYHKQIMGGFKETKEAEDGFRKAQKPWAKKMKELEAAKKAYHLACKEEKLAMTREMNSKTEQSVTPEQQKKLQDKVDKCKQDVQKTQEKYEKVLEDVGKTTPQYMENMEQVFEQCQQFEEKRLVFLKEVLLDIKRHLNLAENSSYIHVYRELEQAIRGADAQEDLRWFRSTSGPGMPMNWPQFEEWNPDLPHTTTKKEKQSKKAEGVALTNATGAVESTSQAGDRGSVSSYDRGQPYATEWSDDESGNPFGGSEANGGANPFEDDSKGVRVRALYDYDGQEQDELSFKAGDELTKLGEEDEQGWCRGRLDSGQLGLYPANYVEAI from the exons ATGTCCGGCTCCTACGATGAGGCCTCACTGGCTCCAGAGGAGACCACCGACAGCTTCTGGGAG GTGGGGAACTACAAGCGGACCGTGAAGCGCATCGATGACGGCCACCGTCTATGCAACGACCTGATGAACTGCGTGCAGGAGCGCGCCAAGATCGAGAAGGCGTACGGGCAGCAGCTCACGGACTGGGCCAAGCGTTGGCGCCAGCTCATCGAGAAAG GCCCACAGTATGGCAGCCTGGAGCGGGCCTGGGGTGCCATAATGACGGAGGCAGACAAGGTGAGCGAGCTGCACCAGGAGGTGAAGAACAACCTGCTGAATGAGGACCTGGAGAAGGTGAAGAACTGGCAGAAGGACGCCTATCACAAGCAGATCATGGGTGGCTTCAAGGAAACAAAGGAGGCTGAAGATGGCTTCCGCAAGGCCCAGAAGCCTTGGGCCAAGAAGATGAAAGAG ctGGAGGCAGCCAAGAAGGCCTACCATTTGGCTTGCAAAGAGGAGAAGCTGGCCATGACACGGGAGATGAACAGCAAGACAGAGCAATCGGTCACACCTGAGCAACAAAAGAAGCTGCAGGACAAAGTGGACAAGTGCAAGCAGGATGTGCAGAAG ACACAGGAGAAGTACGAGAAAGTGCTGGAAGATGTGGGCAAGACCACACCCCAGTACATGGAGAACATGGAGCAGGTGTTTGAGCAGTGCCAGCAATTCGAGGAAAAGCGGCTGGTCTTCCTCAAGGAGGTGCTGCTGGATATCAAACGGCACCTCAACCTGGCTGAGAACAGCAG CTACATCCATGTGTACCGTGAGCTGGAGCAGGCCATCCGGGGGGCTGACGCCCAGGAAGACCTCAGATGGTTCCGCAGCACCAGTGGCCCCGGCATGCCCATGAACTGGCCCCAGTTTGAG GAGTGGAACCCAGACCTCCCTCACACCACCACCAAGAAGGAGAAACAGTCCAAGAAGGCAGAGGGAGTGGCGCTGACCAATGCCACTGGGGCAGTAGAGTCCACATCCCAGGCTGGGGACCGCGGCAG TGTTAGCAGCTACGACAGAGGCCAACCCTACGCCACCGAGTGGTCAGACGACGAGAGTGGGAACCCCTTTGGGGGCAGTGAGGCCAACGGGGGTGCCAACCCCTTTGAGGACGACTCCAAGGGAGTGCGCGTGCGGGCACTCTACGACTATGACGGCCAGGAGCAGGATGAGCTCAGCTTTAAGGCCG GAGACGAACTCACGAAGCTGGGCGAGGAGGATGAACAGGGCTGGTGCCGTGGGCGGCTGGACAGCGGGCAGCTGGGCCTCTACCCTGCCAACTACGTGGAGGCTATCTAG
- the SPDEF gene encoding SAM pointed domain-containing Ets transcription factor: MGSASPGLSSVSPSHLLLPPDTVSRTGLEKVAAGAVGLERRDWSPSPPATPEQGLSAFYLSYFDMLYSEDSSWAAKVPGTSSREEPPEEPEQCPVIDSQAPGGSLDLAPGGLTLEEHSLEQVQSMVVGEVLKDIETACKLLNITADPVDWSPGNVQKWLLWTEHQYRLPPVGKAFQELAGKELCAMSEEQFRQRSPLGGDVLHAHLDIWKSAAWMKERTSPGAIHYCASTSEESWTDSEVDSSCSGQPIHLWQFLKELLLKPHSYGRFIRWLNKEKGIFKIEDSAQVARLWGIRKNRPAMNYDKLSRSIRQYYKKGIIRKPDISQRLVYQFVHPI; this comes from the exons ATGGGCAGCGCCAGCCCGGGTCTGAGCAGCGTGTCCCCCAGCCACCTCCTGCTGCCCCCCGACACAGTGTCGCGGACAGGCTTGGAGAAGGTGGCAGCGGGGGCAGTGGGTCTCGAGAGACGGGACTGGAGTCCCAGTCCACCCGCCACGCCCGAGCAGGGCCTGTCCGCCTTCTACCTCTCCTACTTTGACATGCTGTACTCCGAGGACAGCAGCTGGGCAGCCAAGGTGCCTGGGACCAGCAGTAGGGAGGAGCCACCTGAGGAGCCTGAGCAGTGCCCGGTCATTGACAGCCAAGCCCCAGGGGGCAGCCTGGACTTGGCGCCCGGCGGGCTGACTTTGGAGGAGCACTCGCTGGAGCAGGTGCAGTCCATGGTGGTGGGCGAAGTGCTCAAGGACATCGAGACGGCCTGCAAGCTGCTCAACATCACCGCAG ATCCCGTGGACTGGAGTCCCGGCAATGTGCAGAAGTGGCTCCTGTGGACAGAACACCAATACCGGCTGCCCCCCGTGGGCAAGGCATTCCAGGAGCTGGCGGGCAAGGAGCTGTGCGCCATGTCGGAGGAGCAGTTCCGCCAGCGCTCGCCCCTGGGTGGGGATGTGCTGCACGCCCACCTGGACATCTGGAAGTCAG CGGCCTGGATGAAAGAGCGGACTTCACCTGGGGCGATTCACTACTGCG CCTCGACCAGTGAGGAGAGCTGGACCGACAGCGAGGTGGACTCGTCATGCTCCGGGCAGCCCATCCAcctgtggcagttcctcaaggagCTGCTACTCAAGCCCCACAGCTATGGCCGCTTCATTAGGTGGCTCAACAAGGAGAAGG GCATCTTCAAAATTGAGGACTCAGCCCAGGTGGCCCGGCTGTGGGGCATCCGCAAGAACCGTCCCGCCATGAACTATGACAAGCTAAGCCGCTCCATCCGCCAGTATTACAAGAAGGGCATCATCCGGAAGCCAGACATCTCCCAGCGCCTCGTCTACCAGTTCGTGCACCCCATCTGA